From a region of the Daphnia pulicaria isolate SC F1-1A chromosome 1, SC_F0-13Bv2, whole genome shotgun sequence genome:
- the LOC124320349 gene encoding uncharacterized protein LOC124320349 isoform X1: MLQKTLFEFCVDSIIEEMERGWGQKSSKVSDVVNPEVSLNPFEHLPTAILEEVVRILRKKELLEKYLRWIILPQLHSLDLSLEGCEDRNKPVEKQMFEHLKCASLKCSMLKNLKLTHNVLNEENLIGFLPTFKNLQVLDLAWTSAGDNCMWALGTHCKYLRILSLLCCEVTDFGIQGLCLDYIEKEDDEDKRISKAGDLEWQENCAPPRLSNSLEILHLNGTNVTDKGLQEALRKLRSLKILGHESTVGVLGEMHREDWENSEKRNKIPKYALSKILFDIRNEQTSIDRLQRVVSLCPSITGLWFSGRAYMYNANFDGIMIPIVNMIGNSLKEFSLYFVNSFKLCTIIDCCPNLRKLTLYKSGGKTGPIVETKKYSNIHERKTLGKLQELTLRATKISTDDLITLMSSSSLKSIELEKCETFNDDILQQAYDQHSFPNLEYLELTKCHFVTERGINLLLKERTPLKNIKIIID; encoded by the exons atgCTACAAAAGACGctatttgaattttgtgttGATAGCATTATAGAAGAAATGGAACGTGGATGGGGGCAAAAATCGAGTAAGGTCTCGGATGTCGTCAATCCAGAGGTTTCATTGAATCCCTTCGAACATTTAC CCACGGCGATTTTAGAAGAAGTAGTTCGTATTCttaggaaaaaagaattactGGAAAAATATCTTAGATGGATTATTCTTCCACAACTTCACTCTTTAGATCTATCGTTAGAAGGTTGTGAAGACAGAAACAAGCCTGTTGAAAAGCAAATGTTTGAACACTTAAAGTGTGCTTCCCTCAAATGCTCA atgctgaaaaatttgaaactaacTCACAATGTGCTTAATGAGGAGAATTTAATTGGATTCCTACccacattcaaaaatttgcaAGTATTAGATCTTGCATGGACCTCTGCAGGAGACAATTGCATGTGGGCTCTGGGAACTCACTGTAAATATTTGAG aaTTCTGAGTTTACTTTGTTGTGAAGTTACGGATTTTGGAATCCAAGGATTATGTCTTGATtacattgaaaaagaagatgatgaagataaGCGAATTTCTAAAGCAGGTGATCTTGAATGGCAAGAAAACTGCGCACCTCCTCGACTTAGCAACTCATTGGAAATACTACATTTGAATGGAACAAATGTTACTGATAAAGGACTTCAAGAGGCTCTTCGGAAACTACGGTCTTTGAAGATATTAGGTCATGAATCTACCGTGGGAGTACTCGGCGAAATGCATCGAGAAGATTGGGAAAACagtgaaaaaaggaacaaaattccaaaataCGCTTTGTCCAAGATTCTTTTTGATATCAGAAATGAGCAAACCTCAATTGATCGTCTTCAGAGAGTGGTGTCCCTATGTCCTTCAATTACCGGGTTATGGTTTTCGGGAAGAGCATACATGTATAACGCTAATTTTGATGGCATCATGATTCCGATTGTTAACATGATTGGGAATTCGCTTAAAGAGTTTTCGCTTTATTTTGTTAATAGTTTCAAGTTATGCACCATTATCGATTGTTGTCCTAATCTACGCAAACTCACGCTTTATAAAAGTGGTGGCAAAACTGGGCCTATTGTTGAAACAAAGAAATACTCTAATAtccatgaaagaaaaacactggGAAAACTTCAAGAACTAACACTACGAGCTACTAAGATCTCAACCGATGACTTAATCACACTCATGTCGTCGTCTTCCCTGAAATCTATTGAACTCGAGAAATGCGAAACTTTCAACGACGACATCCTACAGCAGGCATATGATCAGCACTCATTTCCTAACCTTGAATACTTGGAATTAACCAAATGCCATTTCGTGACTGAAAGAGGgataaatttgttgttgaaggAGAGAACTccgttaaaaaatatcaaaatcatCATAGATTAG
- the LOC124320349 gene encoding uncharacterized protein LOC124320349 isoform X2 — MERGWGQKSSKVSDVVNPEVSLNPFEHLPTAILEEVVRILRKKELLEKYLRWIILPQLHSLDLSLEGCEDRNKPVEKQMFEHLKCASLKCSMLKNLKLTHNVLNEENLIGFLPTFKNLQVLDLAWTSAGDNCMWALGTHCKYLRILSLLCCEVTDFGIQGLCLDYIEKEDDEDKRISKAGDLEWQENCAPPRLSNSLEILHLNGTNVTDKGLQEALRKLRSLKILGHESTVGVLGEMHREDWENSEKRNKIPKYALSKILFDIRNEQTSIDRLQRVVSLCPSITGLWFSGRAYMYNANFDGIMIPIVNMIGNSLKEFSLYFVNSFKLCTIIDCCPNLRKLTLYKSGGKTGPIVETKKYSNIHERKTLGKLQELTLRATKISTDDLITLMSSSSLKSIELEKCETFNDDILQQAYDQHSFPNLEYLELTKCHFVTERGINLLLKERTPLKNIKIIID; from the exons ATGGAACGTGGATGGGGGCAAAAATCGAGTAAGGTCTCGGATGTCGTCAATCCAGAGGTTTCATTGAATCCCTTCGAACATTTAC CCACGGCGATTTTAGAAGAAGTAGTTCGTATTCttaggaaaaaagaattactGGAAAAATATCTTAGATGGATTATTCTTCCACAACTTCACTCTTTAGATCTATCGTTAGAAGGTTGTGAAGACAGAAACAAGCCTGTTGAAAAGCAAATGTTTGAACACTTAAAGTGTGCTTCCCTCAAATGCTCA atgctgaaaaatttgaaactaacTCACAATGTGCTTAATGAGGAGAATTTAATTGGATTCCTACccacattcaaaaatttgcaAGTATTAGATCTTGCATGGACCTCTGCAGGAGACAATTGCATGTGGGCTCTGGGAACTCACTGTAAATATTTGAG aaTTCTGAGTTTACTTTGTTGTGAAGTTACGGATTTTGGAATCCAAGGATTATGTCTTGATtacattgaaaaagaagatgatgaagataaGCGAATTTCTAAAGCAGGTGATCTTGAATGGCAAGAAAACTGCGCACCTCCTCGACTTAGCAACTCATTGGAAATACTACATTTGAATGGAACAAATGTTACTGATAAAGGACTTCAAGAGGCTCTTCGGAAACTACGGTCTTTGAAGATATTAGGTCATGAATCTACCGTGGGAGTACTCGGCGAAATGCATCGAGAAGATTGGGAAAACagtgaaaaaaggaacaaaattccaaaataCGCTTTGTCCAAGATTCTTTTTGATATCAGAAATGAGCAAACCTCAATTGATCGTCTTCAGAGAGTGGTGTCCCTATGTCCTTCAATTACCGGGTTATGGTTTTCGGGAAGAGCATACATGTATAACGCTAATTTTGATGGCATCATGATTCCGATTGTTAACATGATTGGGAATTCGCTTAAAGAGTTTTCGCTTTATTTTGTTAATAGTTTCAAGTTATGCACCATTATCGATTGTTGTCCTAATCTACGCAAACTCACGCTTTATAAAAGTGGTGGCAAAACTGGGCCTATTGTTGAAACAAAGAAATACTCTAATAtccatgaaagaaaaacactggGAAAACTTCAAGAACTAACACTACGAGCTACTAAGATCTCAACCGATGACTTAATCACACTCATGTCGTCGTCTTCCCTGAAATCTATTGAACTCGAGAAATGCGAAACTTTCAACGACGACATCCTACAGCAGGCATATGATCAGCACTCATTTCCTAACCTTGAATACTTGGAATTAACCAAATGCCATTTCGTGACTGAAAGAGGgataaatttgttgttgaaggAGAGAACTccgttaaaaaatatcaaaatcatCATAGATTAG